A section of the Pseudomonas tritici genome encodes:
- a CDS encoding bifunctional glycoside hydrolase 114/ polysaccharide deacetylase family protein — MEIVFRRTRVRAIAERLLAAFALFVGGAPVQAATVPQPASVAFWYADQPPLAELAQFDWAVVEPGHMTPADVKTLRTLGSEPFAYLSVGEFDGNKAELDKAGLSKAVSPVRNDAWDSQVMDLTSQAWREHLFARAKALQAQGYGGVFLDTLDSFQLLPQAQREAQRVGLANLLREMHKRQPTLKLFFNRGFEVLPELDGVAAAVAVESIHAGWDASAKRYRPVSESDREWLETHLKPLRAKGIPLVAIDYLPPERREEARKLAKRLREEGYIPYISTPDLNTLGISSIEVQPRRIALIFDPREGALEDAAGHSDLGGLLEYLGYRVDYFPADSKLPLYSFSGLYAGVVTWMTSGPPQDPAAFNRFINARLDEQVPVAFFSGLPIEDKLLLKRLGLKRDAPPATQVLTVTHQDKALVGAFEAPVVPRSRDLAAVSVMPNGPTAALSLKGPGGDVFTPVVVGKWGGLALAPYLLETNNERSRWILDPFAFLQASLHLPSQPRPDSTTENGRRIATVHIDGDGFPSRAEVRGTPYAGRHTLDDYIKPNPFLTSVSIIEAEISPRGAFPFLARELEPIAREIFANPKVEVATHTYSHPFFMQPDKAKKRENFNPEYGMNMKVPGYDKIDFRREIFGSRDYINQNLTTPQKPVKLVFWPGDALPSASTIQLAYDAGLKNVNGAETIMTKANPSLTGLNPLLRPTAGGLQYYAPIINENLYTNLWKGPYYGFRELIETFQLTDSPRRLRGLHLYYHFYSSTKQASIKAMHEIYGYMREQQPMSLWMSDYLDRLHGLYQASLARTADGAWQIRGMDALRTVRLDAQMGWPDLLQSQGIAGVRDLPQGRYVALSSDKALLVLRPDRDPRPALEEANLPLLDWRYLDERRVSFAFAGQFDLTFSVRSATACRVEVDGQRFAGKASAGLWTFQLPMKQVSNGQLLCN, encoded by the coding sequence ATGGAAATCGTTTTTCGCAGGACGCGTGTCCGCGCAATAGCCGAGCGGCTGCTGGCCGCGTTTGCGTTGTTCGTTGGCGGGGCCCCTGTGCAGGCCGCTACTGTGCCGCAGCCGGCCAGCGTGGCCTTTTGGTATGCCGATCAGCCGCCCCTGGCGGAGTTGGCGCAGTTCGACTGGGCTGTGGTCGAGCCCGGCCACATGACGCCCGCCGACGTCAAAACCTTGCGCACGCTGGGCAGCGAACCCTTTGCTTATTTGTCCGTGGGCGAATTCGACGGTAATAAGGCAGAGCTCGACAAAGCCGGCTTGAGCAAAGCGGTTTCCCCGGTGCGTAACGATGCCTGGGACAGCCAGGTCATGGACCTCACTTCGCAAGCCTGGCGTGAGCATTTATTTGCTCGCGCCAAAGCCTTGCAAGCCCAAGGTTATGGCGGTGTATTTCTGGACACCCTCGACAGTTTCCAGTTGCTGCCTCAAGCCCAGCGTGAAGCTCAGCGCGTGGGCCTGGCCAACCTGCTGCGTGAAATGCACAAGCGTCAGCCAACATTGAAGTTGTTCTTCAATCGCGGTTTCGAAGTATTGCCCGAGCTGGATGGCGTCGCCGCCGCCGTGGCAGTCGAGTCGATTCACGCGGGCTGGGACGCCTCCGCCAAGCGTTATCGCCCGGTCTCGGAGTCCGACCGCGAATGGCTTGAAACGCATTTGAAACCGCTGCGTGCCAAAGGCATCCCGCTGGTAGCGATCGATTACTTGCCGCCTGAGCGCCGTGAAGAAGCGCGCAAGCTCGCAAAGCGCCTGCGCGAAGAAGGCTACATCCCGTATATCAGCACGCCTGACCTCAACACCCTGGGCATCAGCAGCATCGAGGTTCAGCCACGCCGTATCGCGCTGATCTTCGACCCGCGCGAAGGTGCGCTGGAAGATGCTGCCGGTCATAGCGACCTCGGCGGCTTGCTGGAGTACCTGGGCTATCGCGTCGATTATTTTCCGGCCGACAGCAAGCTTCCGCTGTACAGCTTCAGTGGCCTGTACGCCGGCGTTGTCACATGGATGACCAGCGGCCCGCCCCAGGACCCGGCTGCGTTTAATCGCTTCATCAATGCGCGCCTGGACGAACAGGTGCCTGTGGCGTTTTTCAGTGGTTTGCCGATTGAGGACAAGCTGTTGCTCAAGCGCCTTGGCCTCAAGCGTGATGCGCCGCCCGCCACGCAGGTGCTGACCGTTACTCACCAGGACAAAGCCCTGGTGGGCGCATTTGAAGCGCCGGTGGTGCCGCGCTCGCGTGACCTCGCCGCCGTTTCCGTGATGCCCAATGGCCCGACAGCGGCGCTGTCGTTGAAGGGGCCCGGCGGTGACGTGTTCACGCCGGTGGTGGTCGGCAAATGGGGTGGCTTGGCACTTGCGCCCTATCTGCTTGAAACCAACAACGAGCGCAGCCGCTGGATCCTCGATCCCTTTGCGTTTCTCCAGGCCAGCCTGCACCTGCCAAGCCAGCCGCGCCCGGACAGCACTACCGAAAATGGCCGGCGCATTGCGACCGTGCACATCGATGGCGATGGCTTCCCTTCCCGCGCCGAAGTGCGTGGCACGCCTTACGCGGGTCGCCACACGCTGGACGACTACATCAAGCCCAACCCGTTCCTGACGTCGGTGTCGATCATCGAAGCCGAGATTTCGCCGCGCGGCGCGTTCCCCTTCCTGGCCCGTGAGCTGGAGCCGATTGCACGCGAGATCTTTGCCAACCCTAAAGTTGAAGTGGCCACGCATACCTACAGCCACCCATTTTTCATGCAGCCGGATAAAGCCAAGAAACGCGAGAACTTCAATCCGGAATACGGCATGAACATGAAGGTGCCTGGCTACGACAAAATTGATTTTCGCCGCGAAATCTTTGGCTCGCGCGACTACATCAACCAGAACCTGACCACCCCGCAGAAGCCGGTGAAATTGGTGTTCTGGCCAGGTGATGCACTGCCATCGGCGAGCACCATCCAATTGGCGTATGACGCTGGCCTGAAAAACGTCAACGGTGCCGAAACCATCATGACCAAGGCCAATCCGTCGCTGACCGGCCTTAACCCGCTGCTGCGCCCGACCGCAGGCGGCTTGCAGTACTACGCGCCGATCATCAACGAGAACCTCTACACCAACTTGTGGAAGGGCCCGTATTACGGTTTCCGCGAGTTGATCGAGACCTTCCAGCTCACCGACAGCCCACGCCGTCTGCGTGGCCTGCACCTCTATTACCACTTCTATTCCAGCACCAAGCAGGCGTCGATCAAAGCCATGCACGAGATCTATGGCTACATGCGCGAGCAGCAGCCGATGTCGTTGTGGATGAGCGACTACCTCGACCGTCTGCACGGTTTGTATCAGGCGAGCCTGGCACGCACCGCGGATGGCGCCTGGCAGATTCGCGGGATGGACGCACTGCGTACCGTGCGCCTGGACGCGCAAATGGGCTGGCCGGACCTGTTGCAATCGCAGGGTATCGCCGGCGTGCGCGATTTGCCGCAAGGGCGCTACGTGGCCCTGAGCAGCGACAAGGCGTTGCTGGTGCTGCGCCCGGATCGAGACCCGAGACCGGCGCTGGAAGAAGCTAATTTGCCTCTGCTGGACTGGCGTTACCTGGATGAGCGCCGCGTGAGCTTTGCGTTCGCCGGCCAATTCGACCTGACCTTCTCCGTACGTTCGGCTACTGCCTGCCGCGTGGAAGTGGATGGTCAACGATTTGCGGGCAAGGCTTCCGCCGGCCTGTGGACTTTTCAATTACCTATGAAGCAGGTGAGTAATGGTCAGCTCCTCTGCAACTAA
- a CDS encoding tetratricopeptide repeat protein, whose protein sequence is MVSSSATKNSRLLNPWALAVVAVAVGGLLWATFQREEVFQPDGRQPDAVSANYAELLLTAHPDDDHLRLQLVDLLIRLGDYTKARQHLEAWPKPQPETQAYYRLELDALVADSSNDLIAQRALAERLGSFDYRKLPMPQLQNLAKRALTLQAPEFAANVYEEIAARDPAQRADSLKAAAQWYMAAGQPQHAADIYLQLRRDAQLPAERRDYAQLAFNSLLSAGHDEQAAQVLSDELPQLTQSSADVAWLEQGVDVAVATKRFDLAQRVLKQWREVQPDNPKIALKEFHVRLAINDLAGAWETGQQLTVDYPDDPVLLEQMALLGEWRGDNAAAVGYWIRLLKLKEDPKTREHAWRLASQLFDFDRSIPLLAEIMQQRALTDIELDALVYGHESRGTPAEAEAWLRTYLRKYPGHRLAWTRLLQNLDNTGQFAARSKVYNDYAKRFTLTPAERVDWVGTEMKLFDEQAAWDVVKLDDPSIEDPEYWHARASLAWDLERDEDLRVSLERLLAINGKLVSGDESQLITLYRTRDPQRALALMVASWKRAQDPQRLVEALQLAQELQEWDQVVALLEDAKQYPEAYEQAQVLAVRGALAIEQGDSAEAERLYLLGLSRYPNDNLFRERMIWMYVDQGNTEKLKPLLAKWRAYAREDRLLWLPFASASQLLNRDTDALAWYRMYLKLTPNDWLVQAAYADALDTAGYQDAAQRLRLKLLRNPEAEGLQPSSQRYAIWLRLMSSSYSPRKAQQELLKWKDGSPSMKQMWFERLLARLDATNQESQKDQWLEWARSQGLKVDRYEQIQEALRSRNKAQVETLLASSDLNPAQRAQALSRLGRTNEALDVSLTALGDDQPESVREQLRRQAVEIHESTPQGALLSYQKQDFGGLSFDAPRLEIAHNLGDNWYADLEMEHGNYKGDDIISSRIGDESNAALTLIRSVENGSWKVFADTSQRKDDDRNGLGLSRMWQLGSSHQLETGLDWHRKSDDSGLMRAFGQQDRAWVGGRHGLTARDQLSWEVAQRSFSTRAGDSLGTGHALKVELNHTLEFAGPNWTVRGGADYQKNSVKDRELDYLSSRNGGAVKVTPQSIDTDTGLPDPLDVDPVTADNLLQSRYGQLYVGTTWRRGIPGALVRTKPQYTWLVDVTAGWQWTDQTFNYGMNTGIGFEVLGDDELALTVGYQSAPQGGDGKSGGTLGMSYGVRFGR, encoded by the coding sequence ATGGTCAGCTCCTCTGCAACTAAAAACAGCCGCCTGCTCAATCCTTGGGCATTGGCGGTGGTGGCGGTTGCCGTAGGTGGCCTGTTGTGGGCGACCTTCCAGCGTGAAGAAGTGTTCCAGCCTGACGGTCGCCAGCCGGATGCGGTCTCGGCCAACTATGCCGAGCTGCTGCTGACGGCGCACCCGGACGACGATCACCTGCGTCTGCAACTGGTCGATTTGTTGATTCGCCTCGGTGACTACACCAAAGCGCGCCAGCACCTGGAAGCGTGGCCCAAGCCACAGCCGGAAACCCAGGCTTATTACCGCCTGGAACTGGATGCCCTGGTCGCCGACAGCAGCAACGACCTGATCGCGCAACGGGCCCTGGCCGAGCGCCTGGGTAGCTTCGACTACCGCAAGTTGCCGATGCCGCAGTTGCAAAACCTGGCCAAGCGCGCGTTGACGTTGCAGGCGCCTGAGTTCGCGGCCAACGTGTATGAAGAAATCGCCGCGCGCGATCCGGCGCAACGTGCCGACTCGCTCAAAGCCGCCGCGCAGTGGTACATGGCCGCCGGCCAACCGCAGCATGCCGCGGACATCTACTTGCAACTGCGTCGCGACGCCCAGCTACCGGCCGAGCGCCGTGATTATGCGCAGTTGGCGTTCAACAGCTTGCTGTCGGCGGGCCACGACGAACAGGCCGCGCAGGTGCTGTCCGACGAATTGCCCCAGCTCACCCAGTCCTCGGCCGATGTGGCGTGGTTGGAGCAGGGCGTCGATGTGGCCGTGGCGACCAAGCGCTTTGACCTGGCGCAGCGCGTGCTCAAGCAGTGGCGCGAGGTGCAGCCGGACAACCCGAAAATTGCCCTGAAAGAATTCCACGTGCGCCTGGCCATCAACGACCTGGCCGGTGCGTGGGAAACCGGCCAGCAATTGACGGTCGACTACCCTGATGACCCCGTATTGCTCGAGCAAATGGCGCTCCTGGGCGAATGGCGCGGCGATAACGCAGCGGCCGTGGGTTATTGGATTCGCTTGCTCAAACTCAAGGAAGACCCGAAAACCCGCGAGCACGCTTGGCGCCTGGCGAGCCAGCTGTTCGATTTCGACCGTTCGATCCCATTGCTCGCCGAAATCATGCAGCAGCGCGCGCTCACCGATATCGAGCTGGACGCCTTGGTCTACGGCCACGAATCGCGCGGCACGCCCGCCGAGGCCGAAGCCTGGTTGCGCACCTATCTGCGCAAATACCCAGGGCACCGCCTGGCGTGGACACGCTTGCTGCAAAACCTGGACAACACAGGGCAGTTCGCCGCGCGCAGCAAGGTCTACAACGACTACGCCAAACGTTTCACGCTGACCCCGGCCGAGCGAGTGGACTGGGTTGGCACCGAGATGAAGCTGTTTGACGAGCAGGCTGCATGGGACGTCGTGAAGTTGGATGACCCTTCGATCGAGGATCCTGAGTATTGGCACGCCCGCGCTAGCCTGGCGTGGGACCTGGAGCGTGATGAAGACCTGCGCGTTTCGTTGGAACGCCTGCTGGCGATCAACGGCAAGCTGGTCAGCGGCGACGAGAGCCAGCTCATCACTCTTTATCGCACCCGAGACCCACAGCGCGCCCTGGCCCTGATGGTCGCCAGTTGGAAACGCGCCCAAGACCCGCAACGCTTGGTCGAGGCCTTGCAGCTCGCCCAGGAATTGCAGGAGTGGGACCAAGTGGTCGCGTTGCTCGAAGACGCTAAACAGTACCCGGAGGCCTACGAGCAAGCCCAGGTCCTGGCCGTGCGGGGGGCATTGGCGATTGAGCAGGGCGACAGCGCCGAAGCCGAGCGTTTGTACCTGCTGGGCCTGTCACGTTATCCCAACGACAACCTGTTCCGCGAACGCATGATCTGGATGTATGTCGACCAGGGCAACACCGAGAAACTCAAGCCATTGCTGGCCAAATGGCGTGCCTATGCGCGTGAAGACCGTCTGCTCTGGCTGCCATTTGCCAGCGCCAGTCAGTTGTTGAATCGTGATACCGACGCCTTGGCCTGGTACCGCATGTACCTCAAGCTCACCCCGAACGACTGGCTGGTGCAGGCGGCATACGCCGACGCACTGGACACCGCCGGCTATCAGGATGCGGCGCAGCGGCTGCGTTTGAAACTGCTGCGCAACCCCGAGGCTGAAGGGCTGCAACCTTCGTCCCAGCGCTACGCAATCTGGTTGCGACTGATGTCCAGCAGCTACTCGCCACGCAAGGCGCAGCAGGAACTGTTGAAGTGGAAAGACGGTTCGCCGTCGATGAAGCAGATGTGGTTCGAGCGCTTGCTGGCACGGCTGGATGCGACCAATCAGGAGTCGCAGAAAGACCAATGGCTGGAATGGGCACGTAGCCAAGGCCTCAAGGTCGACCGTTACGAGCAGATTCAGGAAGCGCTGCGCAGTCGCAACAAGGCCCAGGTTGAAACCCTGTTGGCCAGCAGCGACCTGAACCCGGCGCAACGTGCGCAGGCACTCAGCCGCCTGGGTCGCACCAACGAAGCGCTGGACGTCAGCTTGACCGCACTGGGTGACGACCAGCCGGAGTCGGTGCGCGAGCAACTGCGCCGTCAAGCCGTGGAGATCCACGAAAGCACCCCGCAAGGCGCGCTACTGTCCTACCAGAAGCAAGACTTCGGTGGCCTCTCGTTTGATGCGCCGCGCCTGGAAATCGCCCACAACCTGGGTGACAACTGGTACGCCGACCTCGAGATGGAGCATGGCAACTACAAGGGCGACGACATCATCTCATCGAGGATCGGTGACGAAAGCAACGCAGCCCTGACCTTGATTCGTTCGGTGGAAAACGGCAGCTGGAAGGTGTTCGCCGACACCAGCCAGCGCAAGGACGACGACCGCAATGGCCTGGGCCTGTCGCGCATGTGGCAGCTGGGTTCCAGCCACCAACTCGAGACCGGCCTGGACTGGCATCGCAAGAGTGACGACAGCGGCTTGATGCGCGCCTTCGGCCAGCAGGACCGAGCCTGGGTCGGTGGGCGTCATGGCCTGACCGCCCGGGACCAGTTGAGCTGGGAAGTGGCGCAGCGTTCGTTCTCTACCCGTGCCGGCGACTCGCTGGGTACCGGGCATGCGCTGAAGGTTGAGCTTAACCACACGCTGGAATTTGCCGGGCCTAACTGGACGGTGCGCGGCGGTGCGGATTATCAGAAGAACAGCGTGAAGGACCGGGAGCTTGACTACCTGTCGAGCCGCAACGGCGGCGCCGTCAAGGTGACGCCTCAGTCGATAGATACCGACACGGGTCTGCCTGATCCTCTCGATGTAGACCCGGTCACCGCCGACAACCTGCTGCAAAGCCGCTACGGCCAACTCTACGTCGGTACCACCTGGCGTCGCGGCATCCCTGGCGCGCTGGTGCGCACCAAGCCGCAATACACCTGGTTGGTGGACGTGACGGCAGGCTGGCAGTGGACAGACCAAACCTTTAACTACGGCATGAACACCGGCATCGGCTTTGAAGTGCTGGGTGACGACGAACTGGCCCTGACCGTCGGTTACCAATCTGCGCCACAAGGCGGGGATGGTAAATCCGGCGGAACACTGGGCATGAGCTACGGCGTGCGTTTCGGGCGCTGA
- a CDS encoding penicillin-binding protein activator LpoB, with protein MQVIRKLSLALTVLFVAGCSSFTSETSPNLPRNAQWGIVPMVNYSQTPQAGERSEQILLSVLSSHGLQPRVYPVTTQGEQALMDDNERLAGALDWAREQKLDYVVAGSVEEWQYKNGLDGEPAVGISLRVLEASSGRVLWSKSGARAGWSRESLAGNAQTVIDKLVGALRFE; from the coding sequence ATGCAAGTAATTCGTAAACTGAGCCTGGCGCTGACAGTCCTGTTCGTTGCCGGCTGCTCAAGCTTCACCAGTGAGACCAGCCCGAACCTGCCGCGCAATGCGCAGTGGGGCATCGTGCCGATGGTCAACTATTCGCAGACCCCGCAAGCCGGTGAGCGCAGCGAGCAGATCCTGCTCAGTGTGCTCAGCAGCCATGGTCTGCAACCACGGGTTTACCCTGTCACCACCCAGGGCGAACAAGCCTTGATGGACGACAATGAGCGTCTGGCCGGTGCCCTCGATTGGGCCCGTGAGCAGAAACTCGATTACGTGGTCGCGGGCAGCGTGGAAGAGTGGCAGTACAAGAACGGCCTGGACGGTGAACCGGCGGTGGGCATCAGCCTGCGCGTGCTGGAAGCCAGCAGCGGCCGTGTGCTGTGGAGCAAAAGTGGCGCCCGCGCCGGCTGGTCCCGTGAAAGCCTGGCGGGCAATGCTCAAACAGTCATCGACAAACTTGTTGGCGCCCTTCGGTTCGAGTGA
- a CDS encoding PelD GGDEF domain-containing protein translates to MNSPHMDYSLAPRASGPVSWLETILVTGLAIGLGFWLTPEDPLQMHAGFPWPILAPLLLGVRYGFVRGLFSAVLVVAALFALRSSGHEGYTQLDPSFIVGVLVCGMLVGEVRDLWVRRLERLQMANEYRQYRLDEFTRAHQILRVSHDLLEQRVAGSDQSLRSSLLGLREKLRGMPVEGDALIALAEPIVAMLGQYGALRVAGLYRVDDSEKNILPQALAMIGVMGPLDAGDDLIKLCLERGELVSVRQELIDSGNSSQFSSLQACIPLIDAEGNLMAILAVRQMPFFAFQDRTLSLLSLLAGHIADLLRRDPQVLQLPDADAQQFTLQLKRSLVDIEQHTLPAGLFAFEMTRPNDELTRLMERSQRGLDLHLPVRNNRDHALLLVLLPLTSPQGTEGYLARISLLLHEHFGIDSDFESLGVRVMPFNLEPGCDRNGLRNFLYNECGLNDQQVAV, encoded by the coding sequence ATGAATTCTCCACACATGGATTACAGCCTGGCGCCTCGCGCCAGCGGGCCGGTGTCTTGGCTGGAAACGATACTGGTGACGGGCCTGGCGATCGGCCTCGGCTTCTGGCTCACGCCTGAAGACCCGTTGCAGATGCATGCCGGTTTCCCTTGGCCGATCCTGGCACCGCTGCTGTTAGGTGTACGTTATGGCTTCGTGCGCGGCTTGTTCAGCGCGGTTCTGGTGGTGGCGGCGCTGTTTGCGCTGCGCAGCAGCGGGCACGAAGGTTACACCCAGCTTGATCCGTCGTTTATCGTCGGCGTGCTGGTGTGCGGGATGCTCGTCGGTGAAGTGCGGGACCTGTGGGTGCGTCGCCTTGAGCGTCTGCAGATGGCCAACGAATACCGTCAGTACCGTCTCGACGAATTCACCCGCGCCCACCAGATTCTGCGGGTCTCCCATGACCTGCTCGAGCAGCGTGTGGCGGGCAGCGACCAGAGCCTGCGCAGTTCCTTGCTGGGCTTGCGGGAAAAGCTGCGCGGCATGCCGGTCGAAGGCGATGCCCTGATCGCGCTGGCTGAGCCCATCGTAGCGATGCTCGGCCAGTACGGCGCCTTGCGCGTGGCTGGGTTGTACCGCGTCGACGACAGCGAAAAAAACATACTGCCGCAAGCCCTGGCGATGATCGGTGTGATGGGCCCGTTGGACGCGGGTGATGACCTGATCAAGCTGTGCCTTGAGCGCGGTGAACTGGTCAGCGTGCGCCAGGAATTGATTGATTCCGGCAACTCCTCGCAGTTTTCGTCGCTGCAAGCGTGCATCCCGCTGATCGATGCCGAAGGCAACCTGATGGCCATCCTGGCGGTTCGGCAAATGCCGTTCTTTGCGTTCCAGGACCGCACCTTGAGCCTGTTGTCGCTGCTGGCCGGCCACATCGCCGACCTGCTGCGTCGCGACCCGCAAGTGCTGCAACTGCCGGACGCCGACGCCCAGCAGTTCACGTTGCAACTCAAGCGCTCGCTGGTGGACATCGAGCAGCACACCTTGCCGGCCGGGTTGTTCGCGTTTGAGATGACGCGCCCCAACGACGAGCTGACGCGCCTGATGGAGCGCAGCCAGCGCGGCCTGGACCTTCACTTGCCGGTGCGCAACAACCGCGACCACGCGCTGCTGTTGGTGTTGTTGCCGTTGACCAGCCCGCAAGGCACCGAGGGCTACCTGGCCCGTATCAGTCTGCTGTTGCATGAGCACTTTGGTATCGACAGCGACTTCGAAAGCCTGGGCGTACGGGTGATGCCTTTCAACCTGGAGCCTGGCTGTGATCGCAACGGGCTGCGTAACTTCCTTTACAACGAGTGTGGCTTGAATGATCAGCAAGTGGCTGTTTAG
- a CDS encoding HEAT repeat domain-containing protein, translated as MISKWLFSGALLLEAGSWASLWLDSPQLHQLLVFSFSHGLACLMLCAAVWLLLPARYRKPLPWSPLFIFSLAFFVPVIGTLGVVAAIFPALYLPRKRDKQAWQAVGIPSLPYRAQAQLHKPVFADGGLQDVLRHAPDPDQRLSALLATRRMPGKEAVPILKLALADPSDDVRLLAYSMLDKQESDINLHIQMALEQLVDVSTRTAGPVHSMLARWYWELAYLGLAQGSVLEHVLNQASEHAEQGLAAGEGGELFLLAGRIALERGENERAEVLLRLAEENGMGSAQVLPFRAELAFEAGRYHEIPGLLASLPEKTRQRPPFAELVRSWNE; from the coding sequence ATGATCAGCAAGTGGCTGTTTAGCGGAGCCTTGTTGTTAGAGGCGGGCAGTTGGGCCAGTTTGTGGCTCGATTCGCCTCAATTGCACCAATTGCTGGTCTTCTCCTTCAGCCACGGGCTCGCCTGCCTGATGCTATGCGCGGCCGTGTGGCTGTTGCTGCCGGCGCGCTACCGCAAGCCGTTGCCGTGGAGCCCGCTGTTCATCTTCAGCCTGGCGTTCTTTGTGCCGGTCATCGGCACCTTGGGTGTGGTGGCTGCGATCTTCCCGGCGCTGTACTTGCCGCGCAAACGCGACAAACAAGCCTGGCAGGCCGTTGGTATTCCAAGCTTGCCGTACCGCGCGCAGGCGCAATTGCACAAGCCGGTTTTCGCCGATGGCGGCTTACAAGATGTGCTGCGTCACGCGCCCGATCCGGACCAGCGTTTGTCGGCCTTGTTGGCCACGCGACGGATGCCCGGCAAGGAAGCGGTGCCCATTCTCAAGTTGGCGCTGGCAGACCCCAGCGACGACGTGCGCCTGCTCGCCTACTCGATGCTCGACAAGCAGGAAAGCGATATCAACCTGCATATCCAGATGGCCCTCGAGCAACTGGTGGATGTCAGTACGCGCACCGCAGGCCCGGTCCACAGCATGCTGGCGCGCTGGTACTGGGAACTGGCCTACCTCGGCCTGGCGCAAGGCAGCGTGCTGGAGCACGTACTCAACCAGGCCAGCGAGCATGCCGAGCAGGGCTTGGCGGCGGGCGAGGGCGGTGAGCTGTTCCTGCTGGCCGGCCGTATCGCCCTTGAGCGCGGCGAGAACGAGCGCGCCGAAGTCCTGCTGCGCCTGGCGGAAGAAAACGGCATGGGTTCGGCCCAGGTCTTGCCGTTTCGCGCAGAGCTGGCGTTCGAGGCCGGTCGTTATCACGAAATTCCCGGGTTGCTCGCCAGCCTTCCCGAGAAAACCCGCCAGCGGCCACCGTTCGCTGAGTTGGTGAGGAGCTGGAATGAGTAA
- the pelF gene encoding GT4 family glycosyltransferase PelF — translation MSNKQEAPIADICLLLEGTWPYVRGGVSSWIHQMILGLPELTFSVMFIGGQRSAYEKRRYEVPANVLHIEEMFLEDATHPTHLRGTPREADPQHLADLYRFLHHPDQPERELGEKLLDCIANGDMTLDDVLRSRASWETLSEGYRLHCADPSFVNYFWTLRSLQSPLLMLAEASRKMPRARMLHSISTGYAGLLGCILKQRWNCAYLLSEHGIYTKERKIDLAQASWIAETSGQALNRSLDGGSGYIRTLWVRYFERIGQLAYNSADNIIALYDGNRQRQIKDGAEPARTQLIANGIDLSQWNRVLETRAPGIAPRVGLIGRVVPIKDVKTFLRAMRGVISAMPEVEGWIVGPEEEDPEYVSECRSLMASLGLEGKVHFLGFQRIQDILPQLGLMVLTSISEAQPLVILEAWAAGTPVVSSDVGSCRELIEGGSAEDRDLGIAGKVVAIADPQATSVAILELLRSPERWQAAQASGLARVNRYYTEALMLQRYRDLYQAAMENS, via the coding sequence ATGAGTAACAAGCAAGAGGCACCGATTGCAGACATCTGCCTGCTGCTCGAAGGCACCTGGCCTTACGTGCGCGGCGGCGTGTCGAGCTGGATTCACCAGATGATCCTCGGCCTGCCGGAGTTGACCTTTTCGGTGATGTTCATCGGCGGCCAGCGCTCAGCGTATGAGAAACGCCGTTACGAAGTGCCGGCCAACGTGCTGCACATCGAAGAGATGTTTCTCGAAGACGCGACCCATCCCACCCATTTGCGCGGCACACCGCGCGAAGCCGACCCACAGCACCTGGCCGACCTGTATCGCTTTTTGCATCACCCGGATCAGCCTGAACGTGAGCTGGGTGAGAAGCTGCTCGATTGCATCGCCAACGGCGACATGACCCTCGACGACGTCCTGCGCAGCCGCGCCAGTTGGGAGACGCTCAGCGAAGGTTATCGCCTGCATTGCGCCGACCCGTCCTTCGTCAATTATTTCTGGACCCTGCGCTCGCTGCAGTCGCCTTTGCTGATGCTGGCCGAAGCCTCACGCAAAATGCCGCGGGCGCGCATGCTGCATTCGATTTCCACCGGTTACGCCGGGCTTTTGGGCTGCATTCTCAAGCAACGCTGGAACTGCGCCTACTTGCTCAGCGAGCACGGCATTTACACCAAAGAACGCAAGATCGACCTGGCCCAGGCCTCGTGGATCGCCGAGACCTCCGGCCAGGCGCTGAACCGCAGCCTCGACGGCGGCTCGGGTTACATCCGTACACTGTGGGTGCGCTACTTCGAGCGGATCGGCCAATTGGCCTACAACAGCGCCGACAACATCATCGCCTTGTATGACGGTAACCGTCAGCGCCAGATCAAGGACGGCGCCGAGCCTGCGCGCACGCAATTGATTGCCAACGGCATCGACCTGTCGCAGTGGAATCGTGTGCTTGAAACACGCGCGCCGGGCATTGCCCCGCGGGTGGGCCTGATCGGGCGTGTGGTGCCGATCAAGGACGTGAAAACCTTCCTGCGGGCCATGCGCGGTGTGATCAGTGCCATGCCTGAGGTTGAAGGCTGGATCGTCGGGCCGGAAGAGGAAGACCCGGAGTACGTCAGCGAATGCCGCAGCCTGATGGCCAGCTTGGGCCTGGAGGGCAAGGTGCACTTCCTCGGCTTCCAGCGCATCCAGGACATCCTGCCGCAGCTCGGCCTGATGGTGTTGACCTCGATCAGTGAGGCGCAACCCCTGGTGATCCTCGAAGCCTGGGCCGCCGGCACGCCGGTGGTCAGCAGCGACGTGGGCTCGTGCCGCGAACTGATCGAAGGCGGCAGCGCCGAAGACCGTGACCTTGGTATTGCGGGCAAGGTTGTCGCGATCGCCGACCCACAGGCCACCTCCGTCGCCATCCTGGAACTGCTGCGCAGCCCGGAACGCTGGCAAGCCGCACAGGCCAGCGGCCTGGCGCGGGTCAACCGTTATTACACCGAAGCCTTGATGTTGCAGCGCTACCGCGACCTGTACCAGGCAGCCATGGAGAACAGCTAA